The Streptomyces sp. M92 nucleotide sequence CCCCGCCCGCAGATACGGCTTCGGCTCGGGCTGTCCCATCGCCACCCCCGCCGGCGTCCCGGTGTTGATGACGTCACCGGGGCGCAGCACCATGAACTGGCTGACGTACCGCACGACCTCCCCCACCGGGAAGATCTGGTCCGCCGTCGTCCCGTCCTGCTTCAGCTCCCCGTTCACCCACAGCCGCAACGGCAGCCGCTGCGGGTCGGGCACCTCGTCGGCGGTGACCAGCCACGGGCCCAGCGGGTTGAACGTCTCGCAGTTCTTCCCCTTGTCCCAGGTCCCGCCCCGCTCGATCTGGAACTCCCGCTCGGACACGTCGTGCGAGACGGCGTACCCGGCGACGCAGGCGAGCCCCTCCTCGGCCGACCCCAGGTAGCGGGCCGTACGTCCGATCACGACCGCCAGCTCCACCTCCCAGTCGGTCTTGACAGAGCCGCGCGGCACGAGCACGGTGTCGTCCGGCCCGACCACGGTGTCCGGCGCCTTGAAGAAGACGACGGGCTCGGCGGGCGGCTCGGCCCCGGTCTCCCGGGCGTGATCGTGGTAGTTGAGCCCGATGCACACGATCTTCCCGATACGCCCCACGGGCGGGCCGACGCGCAGCCCGGTCGCGTCCAGAGCGGGCAGCTCACCGGCCGCGGCCGCGGACCGTACCCGCTCCAGCGCGGCATCGTCGGCGAGCAGTGCCCCGTCGACGTCCGTCACCACGCCCGACAGGTCTCGCAGGGTTCCGTCGGCGTCGAGCAGCGCGGGCCGCTCGGACCCCGACGTACCGACTCGCAACAGCTTCATGTACCCAACTCCTCGATCGCGGGCCGGCCCGCCCGATGAGTGCGACCTGGGTGCGGCAGTGACGCGACGACCATCGGAGGACTGTTCGATCCTCCAAGGTCCCGTTCCACTCCGCAATACCCCGTTCACGTACTGGACCGTAGCCACTCCCCGGTGGGCGCGCCGCGCTCAGCGGTAGAGCACGGCCCGCTCGACGGCGCTCCACGTCGTACTGGTGACCACGTACAGCGCGGCGGCCAGCGGTACGACGGCCACGGTGACGAGCGTGAAGAAGGACATGAACGGCATGACCTTGGTGACCGCGCCGAGCCCAGGCACCGGCTCGCCGTCACCGGCCGGCGGCAGCACCGGCCGGTCGGCCATCGTCCGCTTGGTGAGCCGGTAACCGAACGCGGAGACGCCCGCGACCACGGCGAACAGCACCACGTACACGGCCCCGGCGCCGCCGAGCACCCCGCCGTCGCCGAGCGCGTCCGCCCACCGCCCGCCGAGCGGGGCGGCGAGGAGCCGGTGCGAGAGCAGTTCGTTGGCCTGTCCACCGATCGTGGAGCTGGAGAAGAGGTGGTAGAGCAAGAAGAAGGCCGGAATCTGGCACAGACTCGGCAGGCACCCCGACAGCGGCGACACCTTCTCCTCGGCGTGCAGTTCGAGCACGGCCCGCTGGAGCTTCTCCGGGTCCTTCGCATGCTTGCGACGCAGCTCGGCGACCCTCGGCTGGAGCGCGGTGCGCGCCTTCTGCCCGCGCGCGGCGGCCCGGGACAGCGGGTGGACGAGGAGCCGTACGAGGGCGGTGAACAGGACGATGGCGGCGGCCGCGGCGGACGCGCCGAACAGCGGCTGGAGCAGGTCGGCGAGGCGCTCGACCAGGCTGGCGAAAACGGACATGGGTGGGTGAGCCCTCCGGGGGTCTCGTCGTGCCGGGGTGAGGTGGAACGGCGGCATGACGACACGACCCGCGCGGGGAAAGTGCCCTGGATGAGGGGAAGTGCAAGTGCCCTACGCGGCGGTCGCCGGGAGGGCGTGTCCGGGTGCCCGGGGCCGGCGGCGGCCGGGGGCGTCGGGATCGCGTTGGGGCAGGAAGGCCGTACGCAGGTCCCGGTCCCTGATGGCCGTGCGCACCCGGGTGCGTGGCACGGCGGGCGCGCAGCGCGCGGCGATGACGGCGCAGACGGCGAGCGCGGAACCGACGGCGGCGGTCGCGGCGAGCGCGACGGCGGCGGAGAGGCTGCCGAGGTCGACGGCGGCGACGGGCAGGACCACGAGGAGCAGCACGAGCGCCGCACGGGACACCCGGACCACGGTCCGTCCCCGGCTCATCCGCACCCCTCCCCTCGGCTCACTCCCACACATACGTTTGCCCCAGTTATACAGGAGCCGTACGCGGGCCGGTATCGCCCCCGGAGCCCGACCGCACATCCCCGGCCCCTGCCCCCGGGGCCCCTCACCCTCGACACCTCACGGCAGTACGGTGTCCTCCATGCGCCCCGACACGCCCGCCGAAAACGTCGACCACGCCGCCGAGGCGGCACGCCTGGAACGGACCGCCGGCCTCTACCCCGAGGACGCCGAGGCCCTGCTCCTGCGCGCCGCGGCCCACCTGGAGCTGTCCGGCGACCGCCCCGCCGCGAGCAAGCTCTACGAC carries:
- a CDS encoding fumarylacetoacetate hydrolase family protein, yielding MKLLRVGTSGSERPALLDADGTLRDLSGVVTDVDGALLADDAALERVRSAAAAGELPALDATGLRVGPPVGRIGKIVCIGLNYHDHARETGAEPPAEPVVFFKAPDTVVGPDDTVLVPRGSVKTDWEVELAVVIGRTARYLGSAEEGLACVAGYAVSHDVSEREFQIERGGTWDKGKNCETFNPLGPWLVTADEVPDPQRLPLRLWVNGELKQDGTTADQIFPVGEVVRYVSQFMVLRPGDVINTGTPAGVAMGQPEPKPYLRAGDVVELEVEGLGRQRQELKGA
- a CDS encoding YidC/Oxa1 family membrane protein insertase codes for the protein MSVFASLVERLADLLQPLFGASAAAAAIVLFTALVRLLVHPLSRAAARGQKARTALQPRVAELRRKHAKDPEKLQRAVLELHAEEKVSPLSGCLPSLCQIPAFFLLYHLFSSSTIGGQANELLSHRLLAAPLGGRWADALGDGGVLGGAGAVYVVLFAVVAGVSAFGYRLTKRTMADRPVLPPAGDGEPVPGLGAVTKVMPFMSFFTLVTVAVVPLAAALYVVTSTTWSAVERAVLYR
- a CDS encoding DUF6412 domain-containing protein, which encodes MSRGRTVVRVSRAALVLLLVVLPVAAVDLGSLSAAVALAATAAVGSALAVCAVIAARCAPAVPRTRVRTAIRDRDLRTAFLPQRDPDAPGRRRPRAPGHALPATAA